A DNA window from Mucilaginibacter xinganensis contains the following coding sequences:
- a CDS encoding TIGR01212 family radical SAM protein (This family includes YhcC from E. coli K-12, an uncharacterized radical SAM protein.), with product MQATETAIWEKGYNNYGPWLKEKYKGHRVFKVIVDGGFTCPNRDGSKGYGGCTYCNVDSFTPSVSRNAPTVREQVIQGMERARTGNKADKFIIYFQPNTNTYAPAHYLKMMYDEALSYGTEDIVGLSIGTRPDCIDAEKIALLESYTDRFDVDLEMGMESIYDETLAQINRGCNHQELVKALKLVENSKLDVCVHTIFGFPWETQEMMLRYADEINRFPQIKFVKFHHLHIVEGSVMGVKYKREPFKVFSIDEYADFLCELLPRVRPDIVIQRLFGLSDRELLIAPNWGLKKSEIQYYIDQKILSRGVVQGSAL from the coding sequence ATGCAGGCAACAGAAACAGCAATTTGGGAAAAAGGCTATAACAATTACGGCCCATGGCTAAAAGAAAAGTATAAAGGTCACCGGGTATTTAAGGTAATTGTTGACGGTGGCTTTACCTGCCCCAACCGCGATGGCTCAAAAGGTTATGGCGGCTGCACCTATTGCAATGTTGATTCGTTTACGCCATCGGTAAGCCGCAATGCGCCTACCGTACGCGAGCAGGTGATCCAGGGTATGGAGCGCGCCCGCACTGGCAACAAGGCCGATAAGTTCATTATCTATTTTCAGCCAAACACCAACACCTATGCCCCGGCACATTATTTAAAAATGATGTACGACGAGGCGCTGAGCTATGGAACCGAAGATATTGTGGGCCTTTCAATAGGTACCCGCCCTGATTGTATTGATGCAGAGAAAATAGCCCTGCTGGAAAGCTACACCGACCGCTTTGATGTTGACCTTGAAATGGGTATGGAGTCTATTTATGATGAAACCCTTGCGCAAATAAACCGGGGATGTAATCACCAGGAACTGGTTAAAGCGTTAAAGTTGGTAGAGAACAGCAAGCTTGATGTTTGCGTACATACCATATTCGGTTTTCCATGGGAAACGCAAGAAATGATGCTGCGCTATGCGGATGAGATCAACCGCTTTCCGCAGATAAAATTTGTGAAATTTCACCACCTGCATATTGTTGAGGGCTCCGTGATGGGCGTAAAATATAAACGCGAACCGTTTAAAGTTTTCAGCATTGATGAATATGCCGACTTTTTGTGCGAACTGTTACCCCGGGTGCGCCCGGACATTGTGATTCAGCGCCTTTTTGGTTTAAGCGACCGTGAACTATTAATAGCGCCAAACTGGGGACTCAAAAAATCAGAGATCCAATATTATATCGATCAAAAGATCCTCTCAAGAGGAGTTGTGCAGGGATCGGCGCTATAG
- a CDS encoding 2-oxoglutarate dehydrogenase E1 component → MDRLNYINSGNAAYINSLYEAYKQDPESVDFGWQKFFEGFDFGKETPTPAAAVTPETPEHFLKEINVLNMIDGYRTRGHLFTKTNPVRERRKYFPGKELETFGLSDADLDTVFTSGVEVGLGAATLRDIRQLLEDTYCQSIGAEYRYIRNPIKLKWFEDRMESKRNTPSFTVDEKKLMLDKLNEAVVFENFLGTKFLGQKRFSLEGAESLIPALDMVIQNGSELGIQEFIVGMAHRGRLNVLTNIMEKPYKEVFSEFEGKNFDEDTPFGGDVKYHLGYSTDVVTKGGKKVHLSLCPNPSHLEAVDPVVEGLTRSKIDFKYNGDHSKIAPILIHGDASVAGQGIVYEVLQMEKLDGYRTGGTIHIVINNQIGFTTNFKDARSSTYCTDVAKTVLSPVFHVNGDDVEALAYVVNLAMEYRQVFHEDVFIDILCYRRYGHNEADEPKFTQPLLYKAIEAHPNPLEIYKQKLQKEGSIDASLALEMEKKFRAELQVKLDESKAEDKFTETVHMFEGAWQGMHLATTREFFTPIDTAVPENELLEIGKKITDLPKGKEFFKKIEKLFDERRKMVDSTHVFDWAMGELLAYGSLLKDGHPVRLSGEDVKRGTFSHRHAVLTLVDSEDEFIPLETINSEAKLSIFNSLLSEYGVLGFEYGYALANPNALTIWEAQFGDFFNGAQIIVDQYIASAETKWQRGNGLVMLLPHGYEGQGPEHSSARVERFLELCADSNIQVANCTTPANFFHILRRQMLRDFRKPLIIFTPKSLLRSPKCVSKLEEFTGGKFHELIDDTYADPKKVKRVLLCTGKIYYDLLEKQQVDKRKDVAIVRVEQLYPTPVVQILKVKAKYARATEFIWVQEEPENMGAWPYICRKFHNDNVINLNVISRHEGSSTATGFAKQHAAQQLHIVSKAFEAPAGKQVKAAVKATAEKMANVGVD, encoded by the coding sequence ATGGATCGCCTCAATTATATAAACAGCGGGAACGCTGCATACATTAATTCCCTTTACGAAGCATATAAACAAGACCCGGAATCTGTTGACTTTGGCTGGCAGAAGTTTTTTGAAGGATTTGACTTTGGTAAGGAAACACCAACACCTGCTGCTGCTGTAACCCCCGAAACTCCCGAACATTTCCTAAAGGAAATTAATGTGCTTAACATGATAGATGGTTACCGTACACGCGGCCATTTATTTACAAAAACTAACCCGGTACGCGAAAGGCGCAAGTACTTTCCCGGTAAAGAATTGGAAACTTTCGGGCTTAGCGATGCTGACCTGGATACCGTTTTTACTTCAGGTGTTGAAGTTGGCCTTGGTGCAGCTACCCTGCGCGATATCCGCCAGTTACTGGAAGATACCTACTGCCAGTCTATAGGTGCCGAGTACCGTTACATCCGTAATCCTATAAAACTGAAATGGTTTGAGGACAGGATGGAAAGCAAACGTAATACGCCGTCGTTTACAGTAGACGAAAAAAAGCTGATGCTGGATAAGCTGAACGAGGCGGTTGTTTTTGAAAACTTTTTAGGAACAAAATTTCTGGGGCAGAAACGATTTTCGCTTGAAGGTGCTGAATCATTGATCCCGGCATTGGATATGGTGATCCAGAACGGATCAGAGCTTGGTATCCAGGAATTCATTGTAGGCATGGCTCACCGCGGTAGGCTTAACGTACTTACCAACATAATGGAGAAGCCTTACAAAGAGGTTTTCTCGGAATTTGAAGGGAAGAACTTTGACGAGGATACCCCTTTTGGCGGCGACGTTAAATATCACCTGGGCTACTCAACGGATGTGGTAACCAAAGGTGGTAAAAAGGTGCATTTGAGCCTTTGCCCCAACCCGTCGCACCTGGAAGCGGTTGATCCGGTTGTTGAAGGCCTAACCCGCTCAAAAATTGACTTTAAGTACAATGGCGACCATTCAAAAATAGCGCCGATATTGATTCATGGCGATGCTTCGGTTGCCGGACAGGGCATTGTTTACGAAGTACTACAAATGGAAAAACTGGATGGCTACCGCACCGGCGGAACTATCCATATAGTGATCAATAACCAGATTGGTTTTACCACCAATTTTAAAGATGCCCGCTCAAGTACTTATTGTACCGACGTGGCTAAAACAGTGCTTTCGCCGGTGTTTCACGTAAATGGTGATGATGTTGAAGCACTGGCATATGTTGTAAACCTGGCTATGGAGTACCGCCAGGTATTCCACGAAGACGTGTTTATTGATATTTTATGCTACCGCAGATACGGGCATAACGAGGCTGATGAGCCAAAATTCACCCAGCCTTTATTATACAAGGCTATTGAAGCACATCCAAACCCGCTGGAGATCTACAAACAAAAATTGCAGAAAGAAGGCAGCATTGATGCCAGCCTGGCTTTGGAAATGGAAAAGAAATTCCGTGCCGAGCTGCAGGTTAAGCTGGATGAATCAAAGGCCGAAGATAAGTTTACCGAAACTGTACATATGTTTGAAGGTGCCTGGCAGGGTATGCACTTAGCTACCACCAGGGAGTTCTTTACACCTATAGATACTGCGGTTCCTGAAAATGAATTGCTGGAAATAGGAAAGAAAATCACTGACCTGCCAAAAGGAAAAGAGTTCTTTAAAAAGATAGAAAAGCTTTTTGACGAGCGCCGCAAAATGGTGGACAGTACCCATGTTTTTGACTGGGCCATGGGCGAGTTGCTGGCTTATGGTAGTTTATTAAAAGACGGACATCCGGTTAGGTTAAGCGGAGAGGACGTGAAAAGGGGAACTTTTTCACACCGCCACGCAGTATTAACGCTGGTTGATTCGGAAGATGAATTTATACCGCTTGAAACCATCAACAGCGAAGCAAAACTTAGTATTTTCAACTCACTGCTTTCGGAATATGGGGTATTGGGTTTTGAATACGGGTATGCTTTGGCTAACCCTAATGCTTTAACAATATGGGAAGCACAGTTTGGCGACTTTTTCAATGGCGCGCAAATTATTGTTGACCAGTATATAGCCAGCGCCGAAACAAAATGGCAGCGTGGTAACGGCCTGGTAATGTTATTGCCGCACGGTTACGAAGGGCAGGGCCCGGAACATTCATCGGCACGTGTTGAACGTTTTCTTGAGCTTTGTGCCGATAGCAACATCCAGGTAGCTAACTGTACTACGCCTGCAAATTTCTTCCATATCCTGAGAAGGCAAATGCTGAGGGATTTCCGCAAGCCGCTGATCATATTTACGCCAAAAAGTTTGTTACGCAGCCCTAAGTGCGTGTCAAAACTGGAAGAGTTTACCGGTGGTAAGTTCCATGAATTGATTGACGATACTTATGCTGATCCTAAAAAAGTAAAGCGTGTACTGCTTTGTACCGGTAAAATATATTACGATCTGCTTGAAAAGCAACAGGTGGACAAACGCAAGGACGTAGCTATTGTGAGGGTGGAGCAATTGTATCCAACCCCGGTTGTTCAGATCCTTAAGGTAAAGGCTAAATATGCCAGGGCCACTGAGTTTATATGGGTACAGGAAGAACCGGAGAATATGGGCGCATGGCCATATATTTGCCGCAAGTTCCATAACGATAACGTGATTAACCTTAATGTAATTTCGAGGCATGAGGGTAGCAGTACTGCAACCGGTTTTGCCAAACAACATGCTGCGCAGCAGTTACATATTGTTTCAAAGGCATTTGAAGCGCCAGCAGGCAAGCAAGTAAAGGCAGCAGTAAAAGCAACGGCCGAAAAAATGGCCAATGTTGGAGTAGATTAA
- a CDS encoding DASH family cryptochrome, with product MSEKTILVWFRNDLRIHDNEILLEAVRKADKVLPVYCFDPFYFKHNPSGNPKTGNIRTRFLLESVANLRKNLKSIGGELIVRIGNPAEIIPGLAEEYQVSEVYHHREVAHEETEISEQVETALWKIKLNLKHFIGHTLYHKEDLPFPIKDIPDSFAVFKKKVERDSNVRQCVATPEKVAVPVITDAGVLPTLQKLGLEQLVDDIRATMKFKGGEDEALAQLHDFFLNNCHVVIGKKGNTINLSKLSPWIALGCISLRQVYWEIIKNQQLNNTHYPGMLLDLLWRDYFRFMFKKHGQKFIAVKNPEDESADVIDGNLLFESWAHGETGVSLVDAIMHELNATGYISNYSRQIVAGFLVNELKVDWKLGAAYFEEKLIDYSPASNWGNWAFIAGVNDARESRYTIAALPTAEQAGKNDYIETWLPAVNRDDYRAYAVK from the coding sequence ATGAGTGAAAAAACGATATTGGTGTGGTTTAGAAATGATTTACGGATCCATGATAATGAGATATTATTAGAGGCGGTACGTAAAGCTGATAAAGTGCTCCCGGTATATTGTTTTGACCCTTTTTACTTTAAGCACAATCCTTCGGGCAACCCCAAAACCGGCAATATAAGGACCCGCTTTCTTTTAGAATCCGTGGCTAACCTGCGAAAGAATCTGAAAAGTATTGGGGGCGAACTTATAGTCCGCATAGGCAATCCTGCTGAAATAATACCGGGACTTGCCGAAGAATACCAGGTGAGTGAAGTATATCACCACCGGGAAGTTGCCCACGAAGAAACCGAAATATCTGAGCAGGTAGAAACCGCCCTTTGGAAAATAAAGCTCAATTTAAAGCATTTTATAGGCCATACACTCTATCATAAAGAGGATTTGCCCTTTCCTATTAAAGATATTCCTGATAGCTTTGCCGTATTTAAAAAGAAGGTGGAACGCGATAGCAATGTACGCCAATGTGTGGCTACGCCCGAAAAGGTGGCAGTGCCGGTAATTACAGATGCCGGCGTATTACCCACGTTACAAAAACTGGGCTTAGAACAATTGGTTGACGATATTCGCGCAACTATGAAGTTTAAAGGAGGCGAAGATGAAGCTTTAGCACAACTGCATGATTTCTTCCTAAACAACTGCCATGTTGTTATCGGCAAAAAAGGCAATACGATCAACCTTTCCAAATTGTCGCCCTGGATAGCTTTAGGTTGTATCTCGCTCAGACAGGTATATTGGGAAATTATTAAAAATCAGCAATTAAATAATACGCATTACCCGGGTATGTTGCTTGATCTTTTATGGCGCGACTATTTTAGGTTTATGTTTAAAAAACATGGCCAAAAGTTTATTGCGGTTAAAAACCCTGAGGATGAATCTGCCGATGTTATTGACGGCAACCTGCTTTTTGAAAGCTGGGCACATGGTGAAACCGGTGTTTCACTGGTTGATGCTATTATGCACGAACTGAATGCCACAGGCTATATCAGCAATTACAGCAGGCAAATTGTTGCGGGATTTTTGGTAAATGAGCTTAAGGTTGACTGGAAACTGGGCGCTGCCTACTTTGAAGAAAAACTGATTGATTATTCGCCGGCCAGCAATTGGGGAAACTGGGCATTTATTGCAGGCGTTAATGATGCCCGCGAAAGCCGCTATACCATTGCCGCCCTGCCCACAGCAGAACAAGCTGGGAAAAATGATTATATAGAAACCTGGCTGCCAGCTGTTAACCGGGATGATTACCGGGCGTATGCGGTTAAATAA
- a CDS encoding PIN domain-containing protein yields MVGIEPAIKDITIDLRLKFKTKLPDAVIAATAIYFDLPLFTMDKGFKKITDLQAVILSM; encoded by the coding sequence ATCGTTGGCATTGAGCCTGCTATTAAGGATATTACAATAGATTTAAGATTGAAGTTTAAAACAAAATTGCCTGATGCGGTTATTGCAGCAACTGCAATTTATTTTGACTTGCCTTTGTTCACGATGGATAAAGGATTCAAAAAAATAACCGACCTTCAAGCAGTAATATTATCTATGTAA
- the odhB gene encoding 2-oxoglutarate dehydrogenase complex dihydrolipoyllysine-residue succinyltransferase, producing the protein MSLTIKVPPVGESITEVTLSSWLKKDGDAVKMDEVIAELESDKATFELTAEKAGVLKTVAKEGDTLAIGAVVGTIEEGGAAEESKPVAVESSSKEAAIAAPAQPEAAQPSAAVTTAETSLQVKVPTVGESITEVTLSRWIKKDGDAVAMDEAIAELESDKATFELTAEKAGTLKIIAKEGDVLPIGTVVCTIEGAGALVPAATAAGASAPAPATAATNGKATTYASGTPSPAAAKILAEKGVNTASVTGSGVAGRITKEDALLAEKVSENPQAPKEMLGTAAPAAKPAVAAPKAEPVAAGSRSDRREKMSSLRKTVAKRLVAVKNETAMLTTFNEVDMAPIMEIRSKYKDKFKEKHGVGLGFMSFFTKAVCEALKDWPAVGARIEGEEVVYSNFADISIAVSAPKGLVVPVIRNAESMSLAEIEKAVAALAVKARENKLTLEEMTGGTFTITNGGVFGSMMSTPIINSPQSAILGMHNIIERPVAVNGQVVIRPMMYLALSYDHRIIDGRESVSFLVRVKQLLEDPARLLLGV; encoded by the coding sequence ATGAGTTTAACTATCAAAGTTCCGCCGGTTGGCGAATCAATTACCGAAGTAACTTTATCAAGCTGGCTGAAAAAAGATGGCGACGCTGTAAAGATGGACGAAGTAATTGCCGAATTAGAATCAGACAAGGCCACTTTTGAGCTTACCGCCGAAAAGGCCGGCGTATTGAAAACCGTAGCCAAAGAAGGCGATACTTTAGCGATTGGAGCTGTTGTTGGCACTATTGAAGAAGGCGGTGCTGCTGAAGAAAGTAAGCCGGTAGCCGTTGAAAGCAGCAGTAAAGAAGCTGCAATAGCAGCACCAGCTCAGCCTGAAGCAGCACAACCTTCAGCTGCCGTTACTACTGCTGAAACCTCTCTGCAGGTAAAAGTACCAACTGTTGGTGAATCTATTACTGAAGTAACGCTTTCTAGATGGATCAAAAAGGATGGTGACGCTGTTGCCATGGACGAGGCCATTGCCGAACTTGAATCAGATAAAGCTACATTTGAACTAACTGCCGAAAAAGCAGGTACATTAAAAATTATAGCCAAAGAAGGCGACGTATTGCCGATTGGCACGGTTGTTTGCACCATTGAAGGTGCAGGCGCGTTAGTACCCGCAGCTACTGCTGCCGGAGCATCGGCACCTGCCCCTGCAACAGCTGCTACCAATGGCAAAGCAACTACCTATGCATCGGGCACACCGTCTCCTGCTGCTGCAAAGATCCTTGCTGAAAAAGGCGTTAATACTGCTTCTGTAACGGGAAGCGGCGTAGCAGGCAGGATAACCAAGGAGGATGCGCTATTAGCCGAAAAAGTTTCGGAAAACCCGCAAGCCCCTAAAGAAATGCTGGGCACAGCAGCCCCGGCTGCCAAACCGGCGGTGGCTGCACCGAAGGCTGAGCCTGTTGCCGCAGGATCGAGGTCCGACCGTCGCGAAAAGATGTCCTCATTACGTAAAACGGTTGCCAAGCGTTTGGTAGCAGTTAAGAACGAAACTGCGATGCTGACCACGTTTAACGAGGTTGACATGGCGCCAATCATGGAGATCCGCAGCAAATACAAAGATAAATTTAAAGAAAAACATGGCGTAGGCTTAGGCTTTATGTCATTCTTCACCAAAGCAGTTTGCGAGGCATTGAAAGACTGGCCGGCTGTTGGTGCACGGATTGAAGGCGAGGAAGTGGTTTATAGCAACTTTGCTGATATTTCAATCGCCGTATCTGCTCCTAAAGGTTTGGTGGTTCCGGTGATCCGCAATGCGGAAAGTATGAGCCTTGCCGAAATTGAAAAGGCTGTTGCTGCACTTGCTGTAAAAGCCCGCGAAAACAAGCTCACCTTAGAGGAAATGACAGGTGGCACGTTCACCATTACCAATGGCGGTGTGTTTGGCTCTATGATGTCAACACCGATCATCAACTCGCCGCAATCAGCCATATTGGGTATGCACAACATTATTGAGCGCCCGGTTGCCGTAAACGGACAGGTAGTTATCCGCCCGATGATGTACCTGGCGTTATCCTACGATCACCGGATAATTGACGGCCGCGAATCGGTAAGCTTCCTGGTAAGGGTAAAACAATTATTGGAAGACCCAGCAAGGTTGTTGCTGGGAGTATAG
- a CDS encoding TetR family transcriptional regulator C-terminal domain-containing protein, with amino-acid sequence MATIESIQKAYIDFVLTEGQQPKSVYVFAKKNKMAEEEFYRFFGSFDAIEQSIWTGLAVKTISEIKGQDVWSQYSAREKALSFFYSFFELLKGSRSFVVYSVKKQPKTFGTPQIFTGMKDVFENFCNDLILEGLESNELSERKFFSNRYKDALWVQLVFVLNFWINDNSTGFEKTDEAIEKGINVTFDLFQRSPIDNLFEYGKFLAKNGGLKERMGFGSN; translated from the coding sequence ATGGCTACTATTGAGAGCATCCAAAAAGCATATATAGATTTTGTATTAACAGAAGGACAGCAGCCCAAATCGGTTTATGTTTTCGCCAAAAAAAACAAAATGGCCGAAGAGGAATTTTATCGTTTCTTCGGATCGTTTGATGCCATTGAACAAAGCATCTGGACCGGCCTCGCTGTGAAAACAATTTCCGAAATTAAAGGCCAGGACGTTTGGAGCCAGTATTCGGCCAGAGAAAAAGCTTTATCATTCTTTTACAGCTTTTTTGAATTACTAAAAGGCAGCCGCAGCTTTGTTGTTTACAGCGTAAAAAAACAGCCTAAAACATTCGGCACCCCACAAATATTTACAGGAATGAAAGATGTTTTTGAAAATTTCTGTAACGACCTTATTTTGGAAGGGCTTGAATCTAATGAGCTTTCTGAACGTAAATTTTTCAGCAATCGTTATAAAGATGCCTTATGGGTACAGCTGGTATTTGTGCTAAACTTCTGGATCAACGATAATTCAACAGGTTTTGAAAAAACCGATGAAGCTATTGAAAAAGGCATCAACGTTACCTTCGACCTTTTCCAGCGGTCACCTATTGATAACCTGTTTGAGTATGGCAAGTTTTTGGCCAAAAACGGCGGACTAAAAGAGCGGATGGGTTTTGGCAGCAACTAA
- a CDS encoding DinB family protein, giving the protein MSKAIETIKTIRASTVKLVEGLSNEQLNKVPEGFINNIIWNLGHMVAAQQGICYKRSGIEARIDDSFFERYKPGTKPEGHINEAEVEEIKALLVSTIDQLETDFKESLFKEYPAFTTRYGVELASVEDAINFLPFHDGLHMGYIMALKRAI; this is encoded by the coding sequence ATGAGCAAAGCAATTGAAACAATAAAAACGATTCGGGCCAGTACCGTTAAATTGGTAGAAGGATTAAGCAACGAACAATTAAACAAGGTACCCGAAGGTTTTATAAATAACATTATTTGGAACCTTGGGCACATGGTTGCCGCACAGCAGGGGATCTGCTATAAAAGATCGGGCATTGAAGCCAGGATTGACGACAGTTTTTTTGAAAGATACAAACCAGGCACAAAACCGGAAGGGCATATAAATGAAGCCGAAGTTGAAGAAATAAAAGCCCTTCTGGTTTCTACTATTGATCAATTAGAAACAGATTTCAAAGAAAGCCTGTTTAAAGAATATCCCGCTTTTACTACCCGTTATGGCGTTGAATTGGCGAGCGTTGAAGATGCCATTAACTTTCTGCCATTTCATGATGGGTTACACATGGGCTATATTATGGCGTTGAAACGGGCGATATAA
- a CDS encoding ArnT family glycosyltransferase produces MPAATLNKSLHSNKLIWYFLLGWTVLNIIQACTLELQGDEAYYWMYSRYLDWGYFDHPPMVALFIRIGDTIVHNEFGLRLITVLTSSLSIYLLWLTLKQYAVDALAFILVTSGLFIFHIYGFTTTPDSPLFFFTVLFYYLYQQYLQNDKWGLAVLLAITVACLLYSKYNGILVVGFTLLANVKMLKRGTFWGIVVLAVALYIPHIIWQANHGYPSINYHLYERSADKYSFLNTFSYLPGQLLMAGPLIGWFLFYKAYTVKIKDAFIRCLLVNCLGTLLFFFISSVKGEVQPQWTFILFAPLVMLVLIHFKQQGGWPKWLLPLALVNVSIIIIVRVIVISGVGFAKTYGHLKSYYGFKNWAHIVKEKAGDNYLVMSEGFQNPSKYNYYTNSLKCFAYDDRFYRVTQFDIWPMEDSIQHKRVYYLSGAPIKDLTKDTIKIEAGKWYGNWVDDVRTYQKVIIATDSLKITTAPGATTNFDLTITNPYHHAISFSDSGYTHPVKLEYCFFKENELIDAKEAKDTYKKISLQPGESVHYTFPVTSPLEKGNFSLLFSLRTEPFIGSKNSRVIKLSVK; encoded by the coding sequence ATGCCGGCAGCCACTTTAAATAAGTCACTTCATTCTAATAAGCTTATCTGGTATTTTCTGTTGGGCTGGACGGTGCTGAACATTATCCAGGCGTGTACATTAGAACTTCAGGGCGACGAGGCTTATTACTGGATGTACTCGCGCTATTTAGATTGGGGCTATTTTGATCATCCACCTATGGTAGCGCTTTTTATCCGCATAGGTGACACCATCGTGCATAACGAGTTTGGATTGCGGCTGATTACCGTGCTGACAAGCTCACTCTCTATCTACCTGCTGTGGCTTACCTTAAAACAATACGCGGTTGATGCTTTGGCCTTTATACTGGTTACATCCGGCTTATTCATTTTTCATATTTACGGGTTCACCACCACGCCTGATTCGCCGCTCTTCTTTTTTACTGTATTGTTTTATTATCTGTATCAGCAATATCTTCAAAATGATAAATGGGGGCTTGCCGTTTTACTGGCCATAACCGTTGCCTGTCTGTTATACAGCAAATACAATGGTATTTTGGTTGTTGGCTTTACGTTACTGGCAAATGTAAAAATGTTAAAACGTGGTACGTTTTGGGGGATAGTTGTTTTGGCTGTGGCCTTATATATTCCGCATATTATCTGGCAGGCCAACCATGGTTACCCTTCAATTAACTACCACCTTTATGAGCGGTCGGCAGATAAGTACAGTTTTTTAAATACCTTTTCATACCTGCCGGGGCAACTGCTCATGGCTGGTCCGCTAATTGGGTGGTTTTTGTTTTATAAGGCCTATACTGTAAAAATAAAAGATGCTTTTATCCGCTGCCTGCTGGTAAACTGTTTAGGTACCTTACTTTTCTTTTTTATAAGCAGCGTAAAAGGTGAGGTACAGCCCCAGTGGACGTTTATCCTGTTTGCGCCGCTGGTTATGCTGGTACTCATTCATTTTAAGCAGCAGGGGGGCTGGCCCAAATGGCTGCTGCCTTTGGCGTTAGTTAATGTAAGTATTATAATTATTGTGCGGGTAATTGTGATCAGCGGTGTTGGTTTTGCCAAAACTTACGGGCATTTAAAAAGCTATTACGGCTTTAAGAACTGGGCGCATATAGTTAAAGAAAAGGCAGGCGACAACTATTTGGTGATGAGCGAGGGCTTTCAAAATCCCTCGAAATATAATTATTATACCAACAGCCTTAAATGCTTTGCCTATGACGATCGTTTTTATCGTGTTACGCAGTTTGATATCTGGCCAATGGAAGACAGTATTCAGCATAAACGCGTGTATTACCTATCGGGCGCACCTATAAAAGACCTTACAAAAGATACTATAAAAATTGAAGCCGGTAAATGGTATGGCAATTGGGTAGATGATGTGCGTACCTATCAGAAGGTGATTATTGCCACCGATTCGCTGAAAATTACCACAGCGCCGGGGGCAACTACAAATTTTGATCTGACGATAACGAATCCATACCACCACGCCATTAGTTTCAGCGATAGCGGCTATACGCATCCCGTTAAATTGGAATACTGTTTTTTTAAAGAAAATGAGCTGATTGATGCTAAAGAGGCCAAAGACACCTATAAAAAAATAAGTTTACAACCGGGTGAAAGTGTTCATTATACTTTTCCTGTAACTTCGCCGTTGGAAAAAGGGAATTTCAGCCTACTTTTTTCCTTACGGACCGAACCATTCATCGGAAGTAAAAATAGCCGTGTAATAAAATTAAGCGTTAAATAA
- a CDS encoding VOC family protein, producing MSTTMGTTGQAITPFLWFNGNVEEAVTFYTTIFKDSRVGHLHRLPAEAPGKSGKIITGNFFLNGMEFMILDGGPQFTLTPAISFFVKCETQEEVDHYWEKLSEGGKKDRCGWLTDQFGVSWQIVPNALGRLMGGPNPEKSGRVMNAMMKMNKLIIADLEQAYNG from the coding sequence ATGTCAACTACTATGGGAACAACGGGGCAAGCGATTACACCATTTTTATGGTTCAACGGCAATGTTGAAGAGGCGGTTACTTTTTACACAACTATATTTAAAGACAGCAGGGTAGGGCACCTGCATCGCTTGCCGGCAGAGGCGCCCGGAAAAAGCGGGAAGATTATAACCGGTAATTTTTTCTTAAACGGCATGGAGTTTATGATTTTGGATGGCGGACCGCAGTTCACGTTGACCCCGGCCATTTCATTTTTTGTGAAATGCGAAACGCAGGAGGAAGTGGATCATTACTGGGAGAAACTTTCAGAGGGTGGAAAAAAAGACCGTTGCGGCTGGCTTACAGATCAGTTTGGAGTATCGTGGCAAATTGTACCCAACGCGCTGGGGCGGTTAATGGGTGGTCCCAATCCTGAAAAATCTGGCAGGGTGATGAACGCAATGATGAAAATGAATAAACTTATTATAGCAGACCTGGAGCAGGCTTATAACGGATAA